The following DNA comes from Candidatus Methylacidiphilales bacterium.
CAAGTCCGGCCGTGATCGTGCCGTACTCGGTCGCAAAATCAGTACTGGAATAGGTCGAACTGCCGACTGTGACCTCAATCGGCAGGTTTACGTCTGTGACCGTGTTCAAACCCCAGGTTTCACCCTGCCCGCCGCCATATCCGATCATGGCCACCATGCTCCCCGATTGTGTTGCTGAAAAGGCAGTGGGGGCGGAGCCCGCGATTGTCAGGGAAGGCAGACTTGGCGCTGAGGAGAGTTCGAACAACGTCAGGTCCGCAATCGTACTGTCCGGGTTTACAATTCCGTGCGTGGAACCCGCCAGCACCGAATAGGATGTTCCACCCAGCACAAAAGTTCCAGAGCCCACATGCCCCGCCGTGAGAACCCAATTATTCCCCAAATAAACGCCGCTGGCCCCATTAACGGTTCCCACATAATCCCAGCCCGTCACTCCGCCCGAACCCCAACCTGTGTTCCAATTCGCAATGTCGGTGCTCGTGGGAGGGCTTATATTAAAGGAAATCGTGCCGCTCACGTCTTTCTCAATAGCCCTAGCTTGGGCCAGGGAGAGAACCATGAACAAAACGAAATAAAACGACAAAGGTTTCATATCCACACCAGGGTCATGACATCCTCCGATATGTGGGTATGATAGACGAAATAGACACAAAAGGCAATCCCGGAACGAGGGCGTAACAGACGCTATCCCGATGGCACCAGAACAAATTTGATGCCTATGGATTCGCAAAACTCCTTGAACTTCTTCATCTC
Coding sequences within:
- a CDS encoding trypsin-like serine protease, translating into MKPLSFYFVLFMVLSLAQARAIEKDVSGTISFNISPPTSTDIANWNTGWGSGGVTGWDYVGTVNGASGVYLGNNWVLTAGHVGSGTFVLGGTSYSVLAGSTHGIVNPDSTIADLTLFELSSAPSLPSLTIAGSAPTAFSATQSGSMVAMIGYGGGQGETWGLNTVTDVNLPIEVTVGSSTYSSTDFATEYGTITAGLASVTNDYVLVTGDSGGGDFIYNSASSSWMLSGINEAVDTNQNSYMVQLNAYASQIDSITGVPEPSSLGLLGLGLGFLALVWRFRFVS